One segment of Triticum aestivum cultivar Chinese Spring chromosome 2A, IWGSC CS RefSeq v2.1, whole genome shotgun sequence DNA contains the following:
- the LOC123188180 gene encoding uncharacterized protein: protein MWIRAAINRRARFIQLSHHPRDDAFSDLEHVPFISCHLKHLHLSGTMLRDKTLMQLSSQCPSLEVLELKECFLYAPQISSASLISLTMVECRIMADLSIAAPSLVSLCCVIPYHRAPSFENLGSLATGTIMLNDSFLHDKFEYKYKDRDEDAFECDSGDDSDSDDDHCDSDTDTDLRTSDILDGAKVLGGQNVIRSLSNATSLDLIADAGELILNRELEICQIFSNLKVLTLGEWCMAADFYPLVSFLQHAPNLESLFLKLKTDHEEIEDNIRLEGISFACKNLTMVKIKCPKDDERVPVLTQMFMANGIPIEKIDVCHRQTRKTCHQSLALRRGYAAL from the exons ATGTGGATCCGTGCTGCCATAAACCGCAGGGCACGGTTTATCCAGCTTAGTCATCATCCAAGGGATGATGCCTTCTCTGATCTTGAGCACGTGCCGTTCATCTCCTGCCACCTGAAACACCTGCACCTGTCTGGCACAATGTTGCGAGACAAGACACTAATGCAGCTCTCTTCTCAGTGTCCTTCTTTGGAAGTCCTGGAACTCAAGGAGTGCTTCCTGTATGCCCCCCAGATATCATCTGCCTCACTTATTAGTTTGACCATGGTTGAGTGCAGGATCATGGCTGACCTGTCCATCGCTGCTCCAAGCCTTGTATCACTGTGCTGTGTCATACCATACCACCGTGCTCCGTCGTTTGAAAACCTGGGGTCGCTGGCTACCGGCACCATCATGTTAAATGACTCTTTCTTGCATGATAAGTTTGAATACAAGTACAAAGATCGCGATGAAGATGCATTTGAATGTGATAGCGGCGACGACAGTGACTCTGATGATGACCACTGTGATAGTGATACTGATACCGACTTGAGAACTTCTGACATATTGGATGGTGCTAAAGTTTTAGGTGGCCAAAATGTTATCCGCAGCCTTTCAAATGCTACAAGTTTAGACCTGATAGCTGATGCCGGAGAG TTGATTCTGAATAGGGAATTGGAAATATGCCAAATTTTTAGCAACCTGAAGGTGTTAACCCTTGGTGAATGGTGTATGGCTGCCGACTTCTATCCGTTAGTTTCATTCTTGCAGCATGCTCCAAATCTGGAGTCTCTTTTTCTTAAACTTAAAACG GATCATGAGGAAATAGAAGACAATATCAGACTGGAGGGTATATCATTTGCTTGCAAGAACCTTACAATGGTCAAGATAAAATGTCCCAAGGATGACGAAAGAGTTCCTGTGTTAACACAAATGTTCATGGCTAATGGCATACCCATCGAAAAGATAGATGTCTGTCACCGTCAGACTCGCAAAACTT GTCATCAATCCTTGGCCCTAAGGCGTGGATATGCTGCTTTGTAG
- the LOC123188182 gene encoding pentatricopeptide repeat-containing protein At5g66520: MALRLLSHPSLTAAQLRQLHGHLLTSSLLGDRYLPNILLRGLLPDAPLRALALFPRLRRILPAFLPNNYTFSFLLTASIATAIPIPSPSFTSSAHTQLICALHALAVTLGWDAHAYVSNGFIHAYASRGFLDAARRVFDTAVLARTDDVCSWTSLLTAYARAGHMDDARSLFDGMPHKTPIAWSAMLSAHVGAGGFVDALEVFDMMLSARIRPNRAAIVGALAACGGLGALEQGRWVHALITATTGRMDAGVATALVDMYAKCGNLDSARQVFAAMPEPERDVFAYTAMISGLSDHGHCQEAVELFGQMQDQGVRPNEVTFICVLCTCARAGGGLVSVAREIFQSMSAVHGIEPGVEHYGSLVDVLGRAGMLAEAAAVVRAMPMRPDSYVLGALLNACRVHGGDGVKLGKQVVEWLAELGLDHSGVHVQLSNMYACSSKWEDVVRIRSVMEEKKVAKVPGCSMVEVDGVACEFVAGDRFLDPCINTVVRGLDQQLRLLGHDYRHLEELSNLA; encoded by the coding sequence ATGGCGCTGCGGCTGCTGTCCCACCCGTCGCTCACGGCGGCGCAGCTCCGGCAGCTCCAcggccacctcctcacctcctccCTCCTCGGCGACCGCTACCTCCCAAACATCCTCCTCCGCGGCCTCCTCCCGGACGCCCCTCTCCGCGCCCTCGCCCTCTTCCCCCGCCTCCGCCGCATCCTCCCCGCATTCCTCCCCAACAACTacaccttctccttcctcctcaCCGCCTCTATCGCCACAGCCATCCCCATtccctcgccgtcgttcacctcctCGGCCCACACGCAGCTCATCTGCGCGTTGCACGCGCTCGCCGTGACGCTCGGCTGGGACGCGCACGCTTACGTCTCCAACGGCTTCATCCACGCCTACGCCTCCCGCGGCTTCCTAGACGCCGCGCGCCGCGTCTTCGACACTGCCGTCCTCGCCCGTACGGACGACGTCTGCTCCTGGACCTCGCTTCTCACGGCCTACGCCAGGGCCGGGCACATGGACGACGCACGCTCCCTGTTCGATGGAATGCCGCACAAGACGCCCATCGCCTGGAGCGCCATGCTCAGCGCCCACGTCGGGGCAGGCGGCTTCGTGGATGCGCTCGAGGTGTTCGACATGATGCTCAGTGCTCGTATCCGGCCCAACAGGGCGGCTATCGTTGGCGCACTGGCTGCATGCGGTGGGCTCGGGGCGCTGGAGCAGGGCCGGTGGGTGCACGCTCTCATCACCGCTACCACCGGTAGGATGGATGCGGGGGTGGCTACTGCGCTGGTGGACATGTATGCTAAGTGCGGGAACCTAGACTCGGCAAGGCAGGTGTTCGCAGCCATGCCGGAGCCCGAGCGCGACGTGTTTGCTTACACGGCCATGATCTCGGGGCTCTCGGACCACGGTCACTGCCAGGAGGCCGTTGAGCTGTTCGGCCAGATGCAGGACCAGGGGGTGCGCCCCAACGAGGTCACCTTCATCTGCGTCCTCTGCACTTGTGCCCGTGCCGGCGGCGGGCTTGTCAGCGTCGCTAGGGAGATCTTCCAGAGCATGTCTGCCGTCCACGGCATCGAGCCCGGCGTGGAGCACTATGGGAGCCTGGTCGACGTGCTCGGCCGTGCCGGGATGCTTGCGGAGGCCGCGGCTGTGGTGCGGGCAATGCCGATGCGGCCCGACTCATACGTGCTAGGTGCGCTGCTCAATGCATGCCGGGTGCACGGTGGTGACGGCGTGAAGCTCGGAAAGCAGGTTGTGGAGTGGCTAGCGGAACTTGGGCTCGACCACAGCGGCGTGCACGTGCAGCTGTCCAACATGTACGCCTGCTCCAGCAAGTGGGAGGACGTGGTAAGGATCCGGTCGGTGATGGAGGAGAAGAAGGTGGCCAAAGTGCCCGGCTGCAGCAtggtcgaggtcgatggcgtcgcTTGCGAGTTTGTTGCTGGCGACCGCTTCCTTGATCCGTGCATCAACACCGTCGTCAGAGGGCTCGATCAGCAGCTCAGGCTGCTTGGCCATGACTACCGTCACCTCGAGGAGCTATCCAACTTGGCGTAG
- the LOC123188183 gene encoding protein BRICK1 has product MARAGQGGGMGSAVNVGIAVQADWENREFISNISLNVRRLFDFLLRFEATTKSKLASLNEKLDSLERKLEVLEVQVSSATTNPSVFNN; this is encoded by the exons ATGGCTCGCGCGGGGCAAGGGGGCGGGATGGGGAGCGCGGTGAACGTGGGGATCGCGGTGCAGGCAGACTGGGAGAACCGCGAGTTCATCTCCAACATCTCCCTCAACGTCCGCCGCCTCTTCGACTTCCTCCTCCGATTCG AGGCCACGACGAAGAGCAAGCTGGCCTCACTGAACGAGAAACTAGACAGCCTGGAGCGGAAGCTGGAGGTGCTGGAGGTCCAAGTGAGCAGCGCCACCACCAACCCCTCCGTTTTCAACAACTAG